Proteins from one Gossypium raimondii isolate GPD5lz chromosome 8, ASM2569854v1, whole genome shotgun sequence genomic window:
- the LOC105791947 gene encoding protein ABCI7, chloroplastic → MAALTFIHQNLLHSTPKLTTSKPNLKPKRTKTKLSIQTIRESPQASFTDQFVLQLADSLEDSLPSSSSSSLPLQKLRDNSSETLLSTQWPSRKDESFRFTDTSFIKNSDINPISHPPNSLDLLEVSRDTQFEIFNFVDGFLVDSSFSSSNLPDGVYVGSLSKLSSEGILKRVCELLGDFEWGDLFWSVNGLGAPDLMVVYVPEGCRVENPIYLKYIAVEGADKGSKKMPLSNPRVFVLVEKGGEVGIVEEFVGKVGSECYWTNSVLEVVVGEGGKVSHSYLQKQSLSAAHIKWTSVRQEKTSTYELVEVSTGGKLSRHNVHVQQLGSDTVTELTTFHLSVGDQTQDLHSRIVLDHPRGYSQQVHKCIVAHSSGQAVFDGNVKVNRYAQQTDAGQLTRSLLLEPRATVNVKPNLQIIADDVKCSHGAAISDLEDSQLFYFQARGIDLEIAREALVFSFGAEVIDKLPYSFVQKQVKDHVKALLKSRRKGSS, encoded by the exons ATGGCTGCCCTAACATTCATTCACCAAAATCTTCTTCACTCTACTCCGAAACTCACGACCTCAAAACCAAACCTTAAACCCAAAAGAACCAAAACCAAACTCTCTATCCAAACAATTAGAGAGTCTCCACAAGCTTCTTTTACTGATCAATTTGTTCTCCAATTAGCTGACTCATTAGAAGACTCTctcccttcttcttcttcttcttctttgccACTTCAAAAGCTTAGAGACAACTCCTCTGAAACCCTTCTTTCAACTCAATGGCCCTCTCGGAAAGACGAGTCTTTTCGCTTCACAGATACGTCTTTTATCAAGAATTCAGATATAAACCCAATTTCTCACCCACCAAATTCCCTTGATTTATTGGAGGTTTCGAGAGATACCCagtttgaaattttcaactTCGTTGATGGGTTTCTCGTGGATTCTTCTTTTAGTTCATCAAATTTGCCTGATGGTGTATATGTAGGTAGCTTGTCAAAGTTATCTTCAGAGGGAATTCTCAAAAGGGTATGTGAACTTTTAGGTGATTTTGAATGGGGTGATTTATTTTGGTCTGTTAATGGATTGGGGGCACCTGATTTGATGGTTGTTTATGTGCCTGAAGGGTGTAGAGTTGAGAATcctatttatttaaagtacATTGCAGTTGAGGGAGCTGATAAGGGGTCTAAAAAGATGCCGCTTTCGAATCCGAGAGTGTTTGTCTTGGTTGAGAAAGGGGGGGAAGTCGGGATTGTTGAGGAGTTTGTTGGTAAAGTAGGGAGTGAGTGTTATTGGACTAATTCAGTCTTGGAGGTGGTGGTCGGAGAAGGTGGAAAAGTTAGCCACTCTTATTTGCAAAAGCAATCTTTGAGTGCTGCTCATATCAAGTGGACTTCAGTCCGGCAG GAAAAAACTAGTACCTATGAGCTTGTGGAGGTAAGCACAGGTGGAAAATTGAGCAGGCATAATGTCCATGTTCAACAATTGGGCTCTGATACAGTAACTGAGTTGACAACATTTCATTTGAGTGTTGGTGATCAAACTCAAGACCTACACAGTAGAATAGTTTTGGACCATCCACGAGGTTATTCTCAGCAAGTTCACAAATGTATCGTGGCTCATTCATCTGGGCAGGCAGTTTTTGATGGGAATGTGAAGGTGAACAG ATATGCACAACAAACGGATGCAGGGCAGCTAACAAGGAGCCTTCTTCTTGAACCTCGAGCAACTGTAAATGTTAAACCCAATCTCCAAATTATTGCTGATGATGTAAAGTGCTCGCATGGAGCTGCAATAAGTGACCTAGAAGACAGCCAACTCTTCTACTTTCAAGCACGGGGGATTGATTTGGAAATTGCTAGAGAGGCTCTTGTCTTTTCATTCGGGGCTGAGGTTATTGATAAGCTGCCCTATTCTTTTGTCCAAAAGCAAGTAAAAGACCATGTTAAAGCCTTGCTGAAATCCAGGAGGAAGGGCTCTTCATAA